In Apium graveolens cultivar Ventura chromosome 10, ASM990537v1, whole genome shotgun sequence, the following are encoded in one genomic region:
- the LOC141693771 gene encoding homeobox-leucine zipper protein GLABRA 2-like isoform X1: protein MGVDMRPDKPPSPSAPPNPTTHNLFPSPALSLSLAGIFRHGGGTTTNYMDVEEGDEAGGGGGRGSSSRREDPTDISSENSVPVIRSDEDGFDDFDDHNNKKRKKYHRHTADQIREMEALFKESPHPDEKQRQELSKQLGLHPRQVKFWFQNRRTQIKAIQERHENSLLKTEMDRLRDENKGLREIMTKGACLSCGVPASAKDAIFSSEHQQLRIENAHLKAENEKLRAAVGKYASESPPTRPTCSPGNDKVDSISCSLDSYGGIFGLEKLQPIEIANKATEELIKMATRGEPLWIRSFETGREILNYDEYMKDFSIQNLMKRRPNGSSVEASRDSGVVFMDLPTLVQCFMDVNQWQELFPCIISKAATVDVINSGEGDSKNGAIQLMFAELQMLTPVVATREVYFLRHCKQLTADQWAIVDVSIDKDENNIDARCSRRPSGCIIEDKLNGHCKVIWVEHMECHKSIIHTLYHTIVNTGIAFGASHWMKTLQLQCERLVFFMATNVPTKDSSGIATLAGRKSILKLAQRMTKSFYRALGPSNYHTWNKVTSKNGEDIRIASRKNLNDPGEPLGVVLCAVLSVWLPVSQQSLFDFLRDETRRNEWEIMATEGPVQNIASMAKGQDRGNAVTIQAMKQKEKSMWILQDSCTNAYESTVVYAPVNISSMQLAMTGCDSSNIAILPSGFSILPDGFESRPLVISSRQEDKSTDGGSLLTIAFQILTSNSPSEKLNMESFESVNTLISCTLQNIKTALQCEGG from the exons ATGGGAGTGGATATGAGGCCTGATAAACCTCCCTCACCTTCTGCTCCACCGAACCCTACTACACATAATCTCTTTCCTTCTCCGGCTCTCTCCCTTAGTCTT GCGGGGATATTTAGACATGGAGGTGGAACTACCACGAATTACATGGACGTGGAGGAAGGAGATGAAGCAGGCGGTGGCGGCGGAAGAGGAAGCAGCAGTAGAAGAGAGGACCCCACGGATATTAGCAGCGAGAACTCCGTGCCTGTTATTAGGTCTGATGAAGATGGTTTTGATGATTTCGATGACCACAACAACAAAAAGAGAAAGAAGTATCATCGACACACTGCTGATCAAATCCGTGAAATGGAAGC GTTATTTAAAGAATCGCCGCACCCCGATGAGAAGCAGAGACAAGAGCTGAGCAAACAATTAGGTCTTCATCCCAGACAAGTCAAGTTCTGGTTTCAAAATCGTCGTACCCAGATTAAG GCAATTCAAGAGCGCCATGAAAATTCCTTGTTGAAAACCGAAATGGATAGGCTTCGTGATGAAAACAAGGGTTTGAGGGAGATTATGACGAAGGGTGCCTGCCTCAGTTGCGGTGTTCCTGCTTCTGCCAAGGATGCTATTTTTTCATCCGAGCACCAACAGTTAAGGATTGAAAATGCTCATCTCAAAGCCGAG AATGAAAAGCTTAGAGCAGCTGTCGGGAAGTATGCATCAGAATCACCACCAACTAGACCAACATGTTCACCTGGCAATGACAAAGTTGACAGTATAAGTTGCTCTTTAGATTCTTATGGCGGCATTTTTGGACTAGAAAAGTTGCAACCTATTGAGATTGCTAACAAAGCAACTGAAGAGTTGATAAAAATGGCTACAAGAGGGGAACCACTTTGGATCAGAAGCTTTGAGACTGGCCGCGAGATACTCAATTATGATGAGTACATGAAGGATTTTTCTATCCAAAACTTGATGAAAAGAAGGCCAAATGGATCAAGCGTTGAGGCTTCAAGAGACAGCGGTGTTGTGTTTATGGATCTTCCTACATTAGTTCAATGTTTCATGGACGTG AACCAATGGCAAGAGTTGTTCCCATGCATTATCTCAAAAGCAGCTACAGTTGATGTTATTAACAGTGGAGAGGGAGATAGCAAAAATGGAGCCATTCAACTG ATGTTTGCAGAGCTCCAGATGCTAACGCCAGTGGTGGCAACACGTGAAGTTTATTTTTTGCGACATTGCAAACAATTAACCGCTGATCAATGGGCAATTGTTGATGTCTCCATTGACAAAGATGAGAATAATATTGATGCTAGATGCAGTAGGCGTCCTTCTGGTTGCATCATTGAAGATAAGTTGAATGGCCATTGTAAG GTGATTTGGGTAGAGCATATGGAGTGCCATAAAAGCATAATACATACATTGTATCACACAATTGTTAATACTGGTATAGCTTTTGGTGCAAGCCACTGGATGAAAACGTTGCAGCTGCAATGTGAACGCCTTGTGTTTTTTATGGCCACAAATGTTCCCACAAAAGATTCAAGTG GTATTGCCACATTGGCGGGAAGGAAAAGCATATTAAAATTGGCACAAAGAATGACAAAGAGTTTTTATCGAGCTCTTGGACCATCAAATTATCACACATGGAACAAGGTTACGAGTAAAAATGGAGAAGACATAAGGATAGCTTCTAGGAAGAATTTAAATGACCCTGGAGAACCTCTTGGAGTTGTGTTATGTGCAGTTTTATCTGTCTGGTTGCCTGTTTCTCAACAAAGCCTATTTGATTTTTTGAGAGATGAGACTCGGCGGAACGAG TGGGAAATCATGGCAACTGAAGGACCGGTCCAAAACATAGCAAGCATGGCGAAAGGCCAGGACCGTGGAAATGCAGTTACTATCCAG GCCATGAAACAGAAAGAAAAAAGTATGTGGATACTCCAAGACAGCTGCACAAATGCGTACGAGTCAACAGTAGTTTATGCACCAGTCAACATCAGTAGCATGCAATTGGCAATGACAGGCTGTGATTCTAGCAACATTGCTATATTACCTTCCGGTTTCTCAATTCTTCCAGATGGATTTGAATCAAGGCCTTTGGTGATATCGTCTAGGCAGGAAGACAAGAGCACAGATGGGGGATCTTTGCTTACAATAGCGTTTCAAATCCTCACAAGTAACTCCCCATCAGAAAAACTCAATATGGAATCTTTTGAGTCTGTAAACACTCTAATATCTTGTACATTGCAAAATATCAAGACGGCGTTGCAGTGTGAAGGCGGGTGA
- the LOC141693771 gene encoding homeobox-leucine zipper protein GLABRA 2-like isoform X2, which produces MEVELPRITWTWRKEMKQAVAAEEEAAVEERTPRILAARTPCLLLGLMKMVLMISMTTTTKRERSIIDTLLIKSVKWKHGRLFKESPHPDEKQRQELSKQLGLHPRQVKFWFQNRRTQIKAIQERHENSLLKTEMDRLRDENKGLREIMTKGACLSCGVPASAKDAIFSSEHQQLRIENAHLKAENEKLRAAVGKYASESPPTRPTCSPGNDKVDSISCSLDSYGGIFGLEKLQPIEIANKATEELIKMATRGEPLWIRSFETGREILNYDEYMKDFSIQNLMKRRPNGSSVEASRDSGVVFMDLPTLVQCFMDVNQWQELFPCIISKAATVDVINSGEGDSKNGAIQLMFAELQMLTPVVATREVYFLRHCKQLTADQWAIVDVSIDKDENNIDARCSRRPSGCIIEDKLNGHCKVIWVEHMECHKSIIHTLYHTIVNTGIAFGASHWMKTLQLQCERLVFFMATNVPTKDSSGIATLAGRKSILKLAQRMTKSFYRALGPSNYHTWNKVTSKNGEDIRIASRKNLNDPGEPLGVVLCAVLSVWLPVSQQSLFDFLRDETRRNEWEIMATEGPVQNIASMAKGQDRGNAVTIQAMKQKEKSMWILQDSCTNAYESTVVYAPVNISSMQLAMTGCDSSNIAILPSGFSILPDGFESRPLVISSRQEDKSTDGGSLLTIAFQILTSNSPSEKLNMESFESVNTLISCTLQNIKTALQCEGG; this is translated from the exons ATGGAGGTGGAACTACCACGAATTACATGGACGTGGAGGAAGGAGATGAAGCAGGCGGTGGCGGCGGAAGAGGAAGCAGCAGTAGAAGAGAGGACCCCACGGATATTAGCAGCGAGAACTCCGTGCCTGTTATTAGGTCTGATGAAGATGGTTTTGATGATTTCGATGACCACAACAACAAAAAGAGAAAGAAGTATCATCGACACACTGCTGATCAAATCCGTGAAATGGAAGC ATGGCAGGTTATTTAAAGAATCGCCGCACCCCGATGAGAAGCAGAGACAAGAGCTGAGCAAACAATTAGGTCTTCATCCCAGACAAGTCAAGTTCTGGTTTCAAAATCGTCGTACCCAGATTAAG GCAATTCAAGAGCGCCATGAAAATTCCTTGTTGAAAACCGAAATGGATAGGCTTCGTGATGAAAACAAGGGTTTGAGGGAGATTATGACGAAGGGTGCCTGCCTCAGTTGCGGTGTTCCTGCTTCTGCCAAGGATGCTATTTTTTCATCCGAGCACCAACAGTTAAGGATTGAAAATGCTCATCTCAAAGCCGAG AATGAAAAGCTTAGAGCAGCTGTCGGGAAGTATGCATCAGAATCACCACCAACTAGACCAACATGTTCACCTGGCAATGACAAAGTTGACAGTATAAGTTGCTCTTTAGATTCTTATGGCGGCATTTTTGGACTAGAAAAGTTGCAACCTATTGAGATTGCTAACAAAGCAACTGAAGAGTTGATAAAAATGGCTACAAGAGGGGAACCACTTTGGATCAGAAGCTTTGAGACTGGCCGCGAGATACTCAATTATGATGAGTACATGAAGGATTTTTCTATCCAAAACTTGATGAAAAGAAGGCCAAATGGATCAAGCGTTGAGGCTTCAAGAGACAGCGGTGTTGTGTTTATGGATCTTCCTACATTAGTTCAATGTTTCATGGACGTG AACCAATGGCAAGAGTTGTTCCCATGCATTATCTCAAAAGCAGCTACAGTTGATGTTATTAACAGTGGAGAGGGAGATAGCAAAAATGGAGCCATTCAACTG ATGTTTGCAGAGCTCCAGATGCTAACGCCAGTGGTGGCAACACGTGAAGTTTATTTTTTGCGACATTGCAAACAATTAACCGCTGATCAATGGGCAATTGTTGATGTCTCCATTGACAAAGATGAGAATAATATTGATGCTAGATGCAGTAGGCGTCCTTCTGGTTGCATCATTGAAGATAAGTTGAATGGCCATTGTAAG GTGATTTGGGTAGAGCATATGGAGTGCCATAAAAGCATAATACATACATTGTATCACACAATTGTTAATACTGGTATAGCTTTTGGTGCAAGCCACTGGATGAAAACGTTGCAGCTGCAATGTGAACGCCTTGTGTTTTTTATGGCCACAAATGTTCCCACAAAAGATTCAAGTG GTATTGCCACATTGGCGGGAAGGAAAAGCATATTAAAATTGGCACAAAGAATGACAAAGAGTTTTTATCGAGCTCTTGGACCATCAAATTATCACACATGGAACAAGGTTACGAGTAAAAATGGAGAAGACATAAGGATAGCTTCTAGGAAGAATTTAAATGACCCTGGAGAACCTCTTGGAGTTGTGTTATGTGCAGTTTTATCTGTCTGGTTGCCTGTTTCTCAACAAAGCCTATTTGATTTTTTGAGAGATGAGACTCGGCGGAACGAG TGGGAAATCATGGCAACTGAAGGACCGGTCCAAAACATAGCAAGCATGGCGAAAGGCCAGGACCGTGGAAATGCAGTTACTATCCAG GCCATGAAACAGAAAGAAAAAAGTATGTGGATACTCCAAGACAGCTGCACAAATGCGTACGAGTCAACAGTAGTTTATGCACCAGTCAACATCAGTAGCATGCAATTGGCAATGACAGGCTGTGATTCTAGCAACATTGCTATATTACCTTCCGGTTTCTCAATTCTTCCAGATGGATTTGAATCAAGGCCTTTGGTGATATCGTCTAGGCAGGAAGACAAGAGCACAGATGGGGGATCTTTGCTTACAATAGCGTTTCAAATCCTCACAAGTAACTCCCCATCAGAAAAACTCAATATGGAATCTTTTGAGTCTGTAAACACTCTAATATCTTGTACATTGCAAAATATCAAGACGGCGTTGCAGTGTGAAGGCGGGTGA
- the LOC141692649 gene encoding rop guanine nucleotide exchange factor 12-like gives MKMVRATDIDDREASVRSRIFQFQGIRGGRQTQSMADIDIDDNGSISPGPPNKLTRSHASAPLEDEVQSALDSNQDILLPVSPDDDAPSSSNAKDMEAMKERFSKLLLGEDMSGGGKGVPSALALSNAITNLAASVFSEHKKLEPMPPEMKSRWRKEIDWLLAVTDQIVEFAPSKQSKNGITFEIMTTRQRTDLHMNIPALRKLDGMLIEVLENFKDQNEFSYMSKNSTDAQKSKNKRNEDKWWVPTPKVPPNGLSDVTRQWLQFQKDSVNQVHKAAMAINALILSEMEIPESYIESLPKNGKASLGDVIYKNITVEYFDPDYFLSSIDLSSEHKILDLKNRIEASIVIWRRKMTAKDGKSSWGSGVSLEKRELFEERLETILLILKHKFPGISQSSLDISKIEYNRDVGHAVLESYSRILESLAFTVMSRIEDVQHADETSLNPSVRSVERKGYSFRESPSIVIERFPNAKEEVEKINSEEVPTSMTLLDFMGWQMDQEEAEHNKKEAQDNTSNEKRKIPSIMPQKKFAYMDR, from the exons ATGAAAATGGTTCGGGCAACAGATATCGATGATAGGGAGGCTTCTGTAAGGTCTAGGATATTCCAATTTCAAGGTATACGCGGAGGTAGACAAACTCAGAGCATGGCAGATATTGACATTGATGATAACGGATCAATCTCGCCTGGTCCCCCCAATAAACTTACCAGAAGTCATGCATCTGCACCTTTAGAAGATGAAGTTCAATCTGCACTCGACTCTAATCAGGATATCTTATTGCCCGTGTCACCTGATGATGATGCTCCGTCTTCGTCCAATGCCAAAG ACATGGAGGCTATGAAAGAAAGGTTCTCAAAGTTGCTTCTAGGTGAGGATATGTCTGGTGGAGGAAAGGGCGTACCATCTGCTTTAGCATTGTCAAATGCCATCACAAACCTAGCAG CTTCTGTTTTTAGCGAACATAAGAAATTAGAGCCCATGCCACCAGAGATGAAATCAAGGTGGCGAAAAGAAATTGACTGGCTTCTAGCTGTCACCGATCAGATTGTGGAATTTGCACCTTCCAAACAAAGCAAGAATGGGATTACTTTCGAA ATAATGACAACTAGGCAAAGAACTGATCTTCACATGAACATCCCTGCCCTACGCAAGCTTGATGGGATGCTTATT GAGGTCCTAGAAAATTTTAAAGATCAAAACGAGTTCTCTTACATGTCCAAAAATTCTACTGATGCACAAAAATCGAAAAACAAAAGGAACGAGGATAAATGGTGGGTGCCTACTCCAAAAGTTCCGCCAAATGGTCTATCGGATGTTACAAGACAATGGCTGCAATTTCAAAAGGACTCTGTAAACCAAGTACATAAAGCAGCAATGGCTATAAATGCTCTAATTCTTTCGGAAATGGAGATCCCTGAAAGCTACATTGAATCTCTCCCTAAG AATGGGAAGGCCAGCCTTGGGGATGTGATCTATAAGAATATAACAGTAGAATACTTTGACCCGGATTATTTCCTTTCATCTATAGACTTGTCATCAGAGCATAAGATATTGGACCTCAAGAATAGGATCGAGGCGTCTATAGTGATCTGGAGGAGGAAGATGACTGCTAAAGATGGAAAGTCTAGTTGGGGATCAGGTGTGAGCTTGGAGAAGAGAGAACTATTTGAAGAAAGATTGGAGACCATCCTACTCATTCTGAAGCATAAATTCCCAGGAATCTCACAATCATCACTAGACATCAGCAAAATCGAATACAACAGA GATGTGGGACATGCTGTTCTTGAGAGCTATTCAAGAATATTAGAAAGCCTGGCATTTACAGTCATGTCAAGAATAGAAGATGTTCAACATGCAGATGAAACTTCACTAAATCCATCAGTTAGGTCTGTGGAGAGAAAGGGATACTCTTTTAGAGAATCCCCGTCAATTGTAATAGAGAGATTTCCAAATGCAAAAGAAGAGGTAGAGAAGATCAATTCAGAGGAGGTACCCACCTCAATGACATTGCTGGATTTCATGGGTTGGCAAATGgatcaagaagaagctgagcaTAATAAGAAAGAAGCTCAAGATAATACTTCCAACGAAAAGAGAAAAATCCCCAGCATTATGCCTCAAAAGAAGTTTGCCTATATGGATAGATAA